One segment of Herbaspirillum hiltneri N3 DNA contains the following:
- a CDS encoding TMEM165/GDT1 family protein, which translates to MDAFLISTGVVALAEIGDKTQLLAFILAAKFRKPIPIILGVLVSTIANHAFAGALGAWITSLVSPDTMRWVLGVSFIGMAIWTLIPDKFDESEARFARFGVFGTTVIAFFLAEMGDKTQVATVALAAQYHAFVPVVAGTTLGMMIANVPAVLLGDRIANKIPVRIVHAIAALIFAIIGVATLLGAGKSVGF; encoded by the coding sequence TAGCTGAAATCGGCGACAAGACGCAACTGCTGGCCTTTATCCTCGCTGCAAAATTCCGCAAACCGATTCCCATCATTCTGGGCGTTCTGGTGTCGACCATTGCCAATCACGCCTTTGCCGGCGCGCTCGGTGCATGGATCACGTCGCTGGTCTCGCCCGACACCATGCGCTGGGTGCTGGGCGTGTCCTTCATCGGCATGGCGATCTGGACGCTGATTCCCGACAAGTTCGACGAGAGCGAAGCCAGGTTCGCGCGCTTCGGTGTATTCGGCACCACCGTGATTGCCTTCTTCCTCGCGGAAATGGGCGACAAGACGCAGGTGGCGACCGTCGCACTGGCGGCGCAGTATCACGCCTTCGTACCGGTGGTGGCGGGGACCACGCTAGGCATGATGATCGCCAATGTGCCGGCGGTGTTGCTGGGCGACCGTATCGCCAACAAGATTCCGGTGCGCATCGTGCATGCCATCGCCGCGCTGATCTTCGCGATCATCGGTGTGGCGACGCTGCTGGGCGCCGGCAAATCGGTGGGGTTCTGA
- a CDS encoding type II asparaginase has protein sequence MHSKKIFGQFLILACAALVSIAHAQKLPNVMILATGGTIAGTGASSTTTVGYTAAKIGVDALIDAVPELKKVANVKGEQVFQIASENMNNDYWLKLSKRVNTLLAQSDVDGIVITHGTDTIEETAYFLDLTVHSKKPVVIVGSMRPSTAISADGPINLYNAVLLAGSQEAIGKGVLVTLNDQINAAREVTKTNTSTLDTFKTPELGFLGYIQGSKPFFYRQSTRKHTVDSEFDISKLDVLPQVDIVYGYANMNPIALNAFVAAGAKGIIHAGVGDGSLNNTVAPSLSEARKKGVVIVRASRVGQGIVARNGEADDDKLDFVVSDTLNAQKARILLMLALTKTSDTKAIQKIFYSY, from the coding sequence ATGCATTCCAAAAAAATATTCGGCCAGTTTCTGATCCTGGCCTGTGCCGCTCTGGTATCCATCGCGCACGCGCAAAAACTTCCCAACGTCATGATCCTGGCAACCGGCGGCACCATCGCCGGCACCGGTGCTTCGAGCACCACCACCGTCGGCTACACCGCCGCAAAAATCGGCGTTGATGCGCTGATCGACGCCGTTCCGGAACTGAAAAAAGTCGCCAACGTCAAGGGCGAGCAAGTGTTCCAGATCGCCAGCGAAAACATGAACAACGACTACTGGCTGAAGCTGTCCAAGCGCGTCAACACGCTGCTGGCGCAAAGCGACGTTGACGGCATCGTGATCACCCACGGCACCGACACCATCGAAGAAACCGCTTACTTCCTCGACCTGACCGTGCACAGCAAGAAGCCGGTCGTGATCGTCGGCTCGATGCGACCATCGACAGCGATCAGCGCCGACGGTCCGATCAACCTGTACAACGCCGTTCTGCTGGCGGGTAGCCAGGAAGCCATCGGCAAGGGCGTCCTGGTCACGCTGAACGATCAGATCAATGCTGCGCGCGAAGTTACCAAGACCAACACCTCGACGCTGGATACCTTCAAGACGCCTGAACTGGGTTTCCTCGGTTACATCCAGGGCAGCAAGCCGTTCTTCTATCGCCAGTCGACACGCAAGCATACGGTTGATTCCGAATTCGACATCTCGAAACTGGATGTGCTGCCGCAAGTCGATATCGTCTACGGCTACGCCAACATGAACCCGATCGCGCTGAACGCCTTCGTCGCCGCCGGCGCCAAGGGCATCATTCACGCCGGCGTGGGTGACGGCAGCCTGAACAACACGGTGGCGCCATCGCTGAGCGAAGCACGCAAGAAAGGCGTTGTGATCGTGCGCGCCAGCCGCGTCGGCCAAGGCATCGTGGCGCGCAACGGCGAAGCCGACGACGACAAGCTGGACTTCGTCGTCTCCGACACGCTGAATGCGCAAAAAGCACGCATCCTGCTGATGCTGGCGCTGACCAAGACCAGCGACACCAAAGCAATCCAGAAAATCTTCTATTCGTATTGA
- a CDS encoding AMP nucleosidase — protein MLTEKFTDPQAAVDRVIEIYESNTAILRDAFKLFAKGEVLQDRVRACYPFVRITTEKVTHTDTRQSFGFVAGPGTYQTTLTRPTLFKNYLLSQFTLLLQNHQEPLEVGVSELPIPVHFAFAEGIHVEGDLDPEHLRLLPDVFDLPDLAEMDDRIVNGTYEVDNGGWRDGVHPLALFTGPRIDYSLHRLRHYTATAPQHFQRYVLFTNYAFYVDEFVRMGRELMQPTDDPELRTYRQQYTAFVEPGNVITPNANVEGMKGVAGSGTAPVRQPQMPAYHLQRSDGSGITLVNIGVGPSNAKTITDHIAVLRPHGWIMLGHCAGLSSSQRMGDYVLAHAYVRDDHVLDDDLPLWVPIPALAEVQLALQDAVAGITQLEGYELKRIMRTGTVASVDDRNWELRDHRTPLLRFSQSRAIALDMESATVAANGFRFRVPYGTLLCVSDKPLHGEIKLPGMANRFYEQRVAQHLKIGIRALELLRNHGVEQLHSRKLRSFGEPAFR, from the coding sequence TTGTTGACCGAAAAATTTACCGATCCGCAAGCGGCGGTCGATCGCGTGATCGAAATCTATGAGAGCAACACCGCCATCCTCCGTGACGCCTTCAAGCTGTTCGCCAAAGGCGAAGTGCTGCAGGACCGTGTGCGAGCGTGCTATCCCTTCGTGCGCATCACCACCGAAAAAGTCACCCATACCGATACGCGCCAGTCGTTCGGTTTCGTCGCCGGGCCGGGCACTTACCAGACCACGCTGACGCGCCCGACGCTGTTCAAGAATTACCTGCTGAGCCAGTTCACGCTGCTGCTGCAGAATCATCAGGAGCCGCTCGAGGTGGGCGTGAGCGAGTTGCCGATCCCGGTACACTTCGCCTTCGCCGAAGGCATCCACGTCGAGGGCGACCTGGATCCCGAGCACCTGCGTTTGCTGCCCGACGTGTTCGACTTGCCGGACCTGGCCGAGATGGATGACCGCATCGTCAACGGCACCTATGAAGTCGACAACGGTGGCTGGCGCGACGGCGTGCATCCGCTGGCGCTGTTCACCGGGCCGCGCATCGATTATTCGTTGCATCGGCTGCGTCATTACACGGCGACCGCTCCCCAGCATTTTCAGCGCTACGTGCTGTTCACCAACTATGCGTTCTACGTGGACGAGTTCGTGCGCATGGGGCGCGAACTGATGCAGCCCACCGACGATCCGGAGCTGCGCACGTATCGCCAGCAATACACCGCTTTCGTCGAACCCGGCAACGTCATCACGCCCAACGCCAACGTCGAGGGCATGAAGGGCGTGGCGGGTTCCGGCACGGCGCCGGTGCGCCAGCCCCAGATGCCGGCTTACCATCTGCAGCGCTCCGACGGTTCCGGCATCACGCTGGTCAACATCGGCGTGGGGCCTTCCAACGCCAAGACCATCACGGACCACATTGCCGTGTTGCGTCCGCACGGCTGGATCATGCTCGGCCATTGCGCCGGCCTGTCGTCGTCGCAACGTATGGGCGACTACGTGCTGGCGCATGCCTATGTGCGCGACGACCACGTGCTGGATGACGACTTGCCGTTATGGGTGCCGATCCCGGCATTGGCCGAAGTGCAGCTGGCCCTGCAGGATGCGGTGGCGGGAATCACGCAACTGGAAGGCTACGAGCTCAAGCGCATCATGCGCACCGGCACGGTGGCGTCGGTCGATGACCGCAACTGGGAGCTGCGCGATCATCGGACGCCTTTGCTGCGCTTCAGCCAGAGCCGGGCGATTGCGCTCGACATGGAGAGCGCGACGGTGGCGGCCAACGGTTTTCGCTTCCGCGTGCCTTACGGCACTTTGCTGTGCGTGTCGGACAAGCCCTTGCATGGCGAAATCAAGTTGCCGGGCATGGCGAATCGATTCTACGAGCAGCGCGTGGCGCAGCATCTGAAGATCGGTATCCGCGCGCTGGAATTGCTGCGCAATCATGGCGTCGAGCAACTGCACAGCCGCAAGCTGCGCAGCTTCGGCGAGCCGGCGTTCCGTTGA
- a CDS encoding YbfB/YjiJ family MFS transporter gives MTIQDTQEIQSNRKTAWRIALSGLIALSVAMGIGRFAFTPLLPMMLHDQTIDLNSGGWLATSNYLGYFLGALLCAFWRGLPPTRTIRAGLFATVLLTAGMGVFHSQGLWLLLRLLSGIASALVFVYSSGWCLQRLAQLKLPALGGIIYSGPGLGIMLTGLSSSAMVAGGWQAAGGWLAFGLMAALLTLLVWKTFRGEVDLRAAAATAAEDHIEPAAVTREVRWQVLAYGLAGFGYIITATFLPVIARQALPGSSWPDFFWPLFGLCVALGALGATRIPVHADQRLLLAISYVMQAIGVIISAILPNEFGFALGSVLLGLPFTAITLFAMREARRLRSHHAPGLMGLMTASYGIGQIVGPPLATKLVHIGGSFTPSLSIAAAALLAGAGLYGWLAARDRGSRLATA, from the coding sequence ATGACCATTCAAGACACTCAAGAGATCCAGTCCAATCGCAAAACCGCTTGGCGCATCGCCCTTTCCGGCCTGATCGCGTTGTCGGTGGCGATGGGCATCGGCCGCTTCGCCTTCACGCCGCTGCTGCCGATGATGCTGCACGACCAGACCATCGACCTCAATAGCGGCGGCTGGCTGGCGACGTCAAATTACCTCGGCTACTTCCTCGGCGCCCTGCTGTGCGCCTTCTGGCGCGGCCTCCCGCCAACCCGCACGATCCGCGCCGGACTTTTCGCGACGGTGCTGTTGACGGCGGGCATGGGTGTCTTCCACTCGCAAGGCCTGTGGCTGCTGTTGCGTCTGCTATCGGGCATCGCCAGCGCGCTGGTGTTCGTCTATAGCTCAGGCTGGTGTTTGCAGCGGTTGGCGCAATTGAAGTTGCCGGCTTTGGGCGGAATCATCTATTCCGGCCCGGGCCTGGGCATCATGCTGACCGGCCTGTCGAGCAGCGCCATGGTGGCCGGCGGCTGGCAGGCGGCGGGAGGATGGCTGGCGTTCGGATTGATGGCGGCTCTGCTGACGCTGCTGGTGTGGAAGACCTTCCGCGGCGAAGTCGACCTGCGCGCAGCAGCCGCAACCGCCGCCGAGGACCATATCGAGCCTGCGGCGGTGACGCGCGAAGTACGTTGGCAAGTGCTGGCTTACGGCCTCGCCGGCTTCGGCTACATCATCACCGCCACCTTCCTTCCGGTGATTGCACGCCAGGCCTTGCCGGGATCCTCCTGGCCCGATTTCTTCTGGCCGCTGTTCGGCCTGTGCGTGGCGCTCGGCGCGCTGGGCGCGACGCGCATTCCGGTGCATGCCGACCAGCGCCTGTTGCTGGCCATCAGTTACGTCATGCAGGCCATCGGCGTCATCATCAGCGCGATCCTGCCCAATGAATTCGGCTTCGCACTGGGCAGCGTCCTGCTGGGCTTGCCGTTCACCGCAATCACGCTGTTCGCCATGCGTGAAGCGCGCCGCCTGCGCAGCCATCATGCACCCGGACTGATGGGACTGATGACCGCCTCTTACGGCATCGGCCAGATCGTCGGTCCGCCGCTGGCGACGAAGCTGGTGCACATCGGCGGCTCGTTCACACCGTCGCTGTCGATCGCGGCTGCCGCCCTGTTGGCGGGTGCAGGGTTGTATGGCTGGCTCGCCGCACGTGACCGTGGCAGCAGACTCGCAACCGCATAG
- a CDS encoding LysR substrate-binding domain-containing protein: MEIAALEIFRAVVSEGGITRAAERLHRVQSNVTTRIRQLEESVGVPLFIRDRKRLLLTPAGEVLLDYSERILGLVQEARQAVLPQGPRGRLRVGAMESTAASRLPGPLAAFHQRWPEVQLELTTAASQMLIDQVRAFKLDAALVAGPIDDDVFVATPLYQEELVIVVPRGHARVKSPDDLTVETLIVFEQGCAYRKRAEHWFASGTIKGRRPARLLELGSYHAMLACVAAGAGIAFVPRTILNMHGQQNFSTYSLGKEGRITTYLICRHDQQTTVYDALRTLLLTES, from the coding sequence ATGGAAATTGCCGCACTTGAAATCTTTCGCGCCGTCGTCAGCGAGGGCGGCATCACGCGCGCCGCCGAACGCCTGCACCGCGTGCAGTCCAACGTCACCACGCGTATCCGCCAGCTGGAGGAATCGGTCGGCGTGCCGCTGTTCATCCGGGATCGCAAGCGGCTGTTACTGACGCCGGCGGGCGAAGTCTTGCTGGATTATTCCGAACGCATCCTCGGCCTGGTGCAGGAAGCGCGTCAGGCCGTGTTGCCGCAGGGGCCGCGCGGCCGGCTGCGTGTGGGCGCGATGGAAAGCACGGCGGCCAGCCGCCTGCCGGGCCCCTTGGCTGCGTTCCATCAGCGCTGGCCCGAGGTGCAGCTGGAACTGACCACGGCCGCGTCGCAGATGCTGATCGACCAGGTGCGGGCTTTCAAGCTGGACGCCGCACTGGTGGCCGGACCCATCGATGACGATGTGTTTGTGGCAACACCGTTGTATCAGGAGGAATTGGTGATCGTGGTGCCGCGCGGACATGCGCGGGTAAAAAGTCCGGATGACCTCACCGTCGAGACGCTGATTGTGTTCGAACAAGGTTGCGCCTATCGCAAGCGCGCCGAACATTGGTTCGCCTCGGGCACGATCAAGGGGCGCCGGCCGGCGCGTTTGCTCGAGCTGGGCTCATATCATGCGATGCTGGCGTGCGTGGCGGCGGGCGCCGGAATCGCATTTGTTCCGCGAACGATATTAAATATGCATGGACAACAGAATTTTTCGACCTATTCTTTAGGAAAAGAAGGGCGCATCACCACATATCTGATTTGCCGCCATGATCAGCAGACAACAGTTTACGACGCCTTGCGCACCCTGTTGCTGACTGAGTCCTGA